The DNA window GCGGCACTCCGCCTCGGTGAGCTCGGGCGGGGGAAGCGGAGCTGTGGATTCTGGGCGCTCCTCGGGAAGGTGCGTCCGATGGGGCCGGCGGGTCATGGGCGCAGCGTACGCGGGCGGAGGGGATCGGTCCGTAAAGCGCCCTACCGATTCTGCACACGATCGGATGAATGTGGGGCAGAGAGGGCGGTGTGGACGAGGTTCGCCGCTACATTCACGCCGTTCACAGGGCCGGGACTCCGGTCCGTCACGTCAGGAGACCGTGGAGCCGATGACGGAACGACCTGCCCAGCGCGTCCCCAACAGGCAGCTGGCGGCACTGATCGCGGAAGCCGGGTTCTCCAACGCCGGGCTCGCCCGCCGCGTCGACCAGCTGGGCCTGGAACACGGTCTCGATCTGCGGTACGACAAGACCTCCGTGACCCGCTGGCTGCGCGGGCAGCAGCCGCGCGGAACCACCCCCGCGCTGATCGCCGAGGTCTTCACCCGGCGCCTCGGACGGCGGCTCTCCGCGCAGGACCTCGGCCTGGACGCCTGCGCCCCCGTCTACGCCGGCCTGGAGTTCGCGGCCACCCCGGAAGAGGCCGTGGACATCGCCAGCGGCCTGTGGCGCAAGGACTCCGGATCCCACGCCGAGCTCCGCAAGATCGCCTTCACCCCGGCCGGGCTGGTCGTCCCCAGCCGGGACTGGCTGATCGGGCGGGCCGACGAGCGGGTGGCGCGGGGCGCGGACCCGGCGGCCCGGGTCCCGGTGCAGGGCCGGGCCACGGTCCCCCGGCAGCGGCAGCTCGACCGGGGGCCCGGGCAGCGGGTGACCGGCGGGGACATCGCCGCCCTGCGCTCGGTGAGCGAGCTGTTCCGCGCCCTGGACCACGCCTACGGCGGCGGGCACGCCCGGCAGGCCCTGGTGCGGTACCTGGAGCACGAGGCCGAGCCGATGCTCCGGGGGACCTACGGGGAGACCACCGGGCGGCGGCTGTTCTCGGCCGCGGCCGATCTGACCCGGCTCGCGGGCTGGACCTCGTACGACATCGCCGCGCACGGGCTGGCCCAGCGGTACTTCGTGCAGGCGCTGCGGCTCGCCCAGGCCGCCGGGGACCGGCCGTACGGCTCGTACGTGCTGGTGACCATGAGCCGGCAGGCGGTCTATCTGGGCCACGGCCGGGAGGCGGTGCAGCTGGCCCGCGTCGCCCAGCAGGGGGTGGGCTCCGGTCCCCCGCCGGTGGTGCAGGCGCTGCTGCACTCGGCGGAGGCGCGCGGGCACGCGGTGCTCGGCGAGGTGCGGGCGTCGACGGCCTCGCTGGTGCGGGCCGAGCGGGCGCTGGGCGCCGCCCGGCCGGGGGACGACGTACCCCACTGGGCGCGGCACTTCGACGAGGCGCAGCTGGCGGACGAGTTCGGGCACTGCCACCGGGACCTCCAGCAGTACCGGGCCTCGGCGCAGCACGCGGAGCGCTCGCTCCAGCTGCGGGCGCCCGCGTACGCGCGGTCCCGGCTGTTCTGCCGGGTGGTGCTGGCCACGGCCCGGCTGGGGCTGGGCGAGCTGGACCAGGCGTGCGCGCTGGGGGCGGAGGCGGCGCAGCAGGCGATGGAGATGCGGTCGGTGCGGGCGGTGGAGTACGTACGGGACTTCGAGCGGAGGCTGGAGCCGTACCGGGACGCGTCCGCCGTGCGGACGTACCGGGACCGGGTCGCGGCCCTGTCGTGACCGCGGGCCGGCGGGGCCGTGGCGGCCCCGCCGGCGTCACCGGGTGGTTCTCGGGCCGGGGGGTTCTCGGGCCTGGTGGTTCTCAGGCCGCCACCGGAAGGGCGGGTTCCCGGGTGGCCGGGACGGGGATGCCGAAGTCGCGCAGGACAGCGTGGGTGGCGCGGCGGGCCGAGCGCAGGGCGCCCTGGACGGTATTGGTGTCGCGGTGGTCCCCGCACACGTACAGCCCGGCCAGCACGCGCACCGGGCGCCGTACGTCGTAGGGCGGGGGCATGGCGGGGACGGCCTCCCGGGTGTGGTGGACGGCGAGCGGTTCCCAGTCGCGGGTGGCGGTGTCGTAGAGCCGGGCGAGGCGCGAGGCGACCGTACGGGCCGGGGGCGGCGGGCCCAGCACCGTGGTGGTGACCAGGCTCCGGCCGGCCGGGGCCCGCGTCGGGTCGACCGCGCTCATCACGGCGGTGTGCGAGACGGGCCACTTGGGGTCGCCGTCCAGGAGCAGCGAGCCGTCCCAGGGCAGGGGTGCGGCGGTGGCGTGGTGCAGGACGGTCACCTCGTGGAAGTCGGGCACGCGCAGGCCGGGCAGGAGGGCGGCGGCGGCGCGGGCCCCGGTGGCCAGGAGGACGGAGCGGCAGCCGAAGTCGCCGTGCTCCTCGGTGGTGACCAGGTTGGTCGCAACCGAACGGACCCGGACCCCGGTGCGGATGGTGCCCGGCGGCAGCCCGGCGGCGAGCCGCTCGGGCAGGGCCGCGGCCCCGCCCTCGGGTACGGCGAGGCGGCCGCGGGCGAAGGTGCGCAGGGCCAGGTCGGCGACCCGGCTGGAGGTGCCGAGGCCCGGGTCGCAGAGCAGGGTCGACAGCAGCGGCCGGAGCACACCGGTGGCGGTGCGCGGCGGCAGGCCGCGGGAGCGCAGGGCGGCGAGGGCGGTGCGCTCGGGCCGGGCGAGCAGGCGCTCCTCCGGCAGGGCGGCGAGCCGGCCGAGGGCGGCGCTGAGCCGGGCCTGGTCGAGGGAGCCGCTGGCCAGGGCGCGGGCCGGGGTGAGCGCTCCGGCCCGGAGCTGCCTGCCGTCGCTGTGGACCAGGACCCCGGGCGCGAAGCGGCGCAGGGGCAGGCCCGCCAGGCCCGGGGTGCGGTCGAGCTCCGGGTGGGCGGTGTTGAGCAATTGGCCGATCCGGTCCAGCCGGAACCCGTCGGCCGACACGGTGGCCATCCGGCCGCCGGGATCCCCCGCGGCCTCCAGCACGATGACCGTGACCCCCGCTGCGATCAGGTGGTGCGCTGCCGCGAGTCCTGAGACTCCGGCTCCTACGATGACGACGTCCGCGTGGTGTGCGGAATGGTGTGAGCTGCTGAGCACGTGCCCCTCCCCGAGGTCGGCGCGGCTGTGTCACGACCTCCTTCCCCCAACCGGCTCCAGCGGAACCCGAGTTGGCCGGGGTATTGCCGGATTGTGGTCAACTCCGGTCGCACAGTGGTCGCATCCGGCTCACGAACGGTCGCACACCGGTCGCGCGGGCGCCGGGGACGTTCCCACGGCCCCTACAGGGCGGCCCGGATCGCGTCCTCGATGCCGGGGTGGCGGAAGACGAAGCCGGACTCCAGCAGCCGGGCGGGCCGGGCCCGCTGGCTGCCGAGCACGTCCTCGGAGAGCTCCCCGAGCACGACGCGCAGGGCCAGGGCCGGTACGGGCAGCAGTGCGGGCCGGTGCAGCACCCGGGCCATGGCCGCGGTGACCTGGCGGTTGGTCAGCGGCTCGGGAGCGGTGAGGTTGACCGGGCCCTCGATGCCGGGGGTGTCGATGATGTGGCGCAGGGCCGCGATCTCGTCGTGGAGGGAGATGAACGGCCAGTACTGCCGCCCATTGCCGAGCCGGCCGCCGATGCCGGCCCGGAAGACCGGGAACAGCTTTCCCCAGGCCCCGCCTTCGCGGGCGACGACCAGTCCGGTACGGGCGAAGGCGGTACGGATCCCGGCCGCGCGGGCCGGCTGCGCGGCCGCCTCCCACTCCACGCAGACGGAGGGCAGGAAGCCGTGCCCGGCGGGGGCGTCCTCGTCGACGGGCCGGTCGCCGGTGTTCCCGTAGTAGCCGACCGCCGAACCGCTGACGAACACGGCGGGCGGCTCCTCGAGCGCGGCCATGGCCTTCGCGAGGGCGGTGGTGCCGAGGACACGGCTGTCGCGGATCTCCTTCTTGTACGCGGCGGTCCAGCGGTGGTCCCCCACCCCGGCCCCGGCCAGGTGCACGACGGCCGCGCATCCGGCCAGGCCGGCGGGGTCGACGTAACCGCGGGCGGGATCCCACCGCGCCTCGTCGCCTGCGGCGGGCGGGCGGCGGACGAAGCGCACCACCTCGTGCGAGTCGGCCCGAAGGGACCGTACGAGGGCGCTGCCGATGAGGCCGGTCGAGCCGGTGACCGCGATACGCATGCCCCCATCCTGCCGTGCCGCGCCGCGGGCCGCCCGCACCGGAGCCCGGCTCCGCCGGGACCTGGCCGCTGCCGCACCACGCCGCCGCCCACGGCTCCGCCGGAGCCGGGCGTTGCCGTGTCGCGGCCCCCGCACCGGAGCCCGGCTCCGCCGGGACCTGGGGCTCCGCCCCAGACCCCGCGCCTCAAGCGCCGGCGGGGCTGAGATGTGCCCGGCTTCGGCTCGGTGGGCCCGGCTCGGGCTGGAAGGTACCCGGCTCAGGCTGGATGTGCCCGGCGCGGGCCGGCTTTGCCCTCAGGGCAATCCATCCGCACCCTGCGGATGGCGCCGGCCACATCCAGCCCCGCCGGCGTTTGAGGCGCGGGGCACGGGGCGGAGCCCCGGGCCTTTCAGCCCCGCCGGCGATTGAGGCGCGGGCACGGGGCGGAGCCCCGGGGTCTTCGGCCCCGCCGGCGAGCAAGGCGCGGGTACGGGGCCGGGGCCGAGCCCCCCCGACCCTTCAGCCCCGCCGGGTGGGCGCAGCCCGGGAGGTCCGGTCGCAGGGGTGGGGCGGAGCGGAAGTCGGTTACAGCGTGCCGAGCCAGGTGCCCACCGCGTAGGTGACGGCCATGGCCAGGGCGCCCCCGGCGACGTTGCGCAGGACCGCGCGGAGCACGGGCGCGCCGCCCAGCCGTGCGCCGAGCACCCCGCACAGGGTCAGCGCCGCCAGCACGGCCGCCGCCGTCACCGGCACCCGGACGGACGGGCCGGTCAGTACGATCGCCAGGAGCGGCAGCAGCGCGCCCACCGTGAAGGCCACGAGACTGGCGAAGGCCGCGTGCCACGGATTGGCCAGCTCGTCGGGGTCGATGCCGAGCTCCACCCGGGCATGCGCCCGCAGCGCGTCCCGTTCCGTCAGCTGCTCCGCGGCCTCGCGGGCCACCTCCCGGCTCAGCCCGCGCGCCGCGAGCAGGTCGGCGAGCTCCTCGAGCTCCGCCTCCGGCTCCTCGGCCAGTTCGCGGCGCTCCATGTCCAGCGCGGCCCGTTCGGAGTCCCGCTGCGAGCTGACCGACACGTACTCCCCCGCCGCCATCGACAGCGAACCCGCCAGCAGTCCGGCGACCCCCGCCGCCAGGATCGCCGAACGCGAGGTGGTGGCCCCGGCCACGCCGACCACCAGGCCCGCGGTCGAGATGATCCCGTCGTTGGCGCCAAGCACCCCCGCCCGCAGCCAGTTCAGCCGCGTGCTGATGTCCGCGCTTGGCGAGCCGTCACCGCCGCCGCCCCCGCCCGCGCCGTGCGCCTCGATGTGCGCCCGCGTCAGGGCCTTGCCGGAGGCATCGTCTTCCGTCACGCCACCACTGTCCTGGCACGGGCCGCGCCGGGCCACCCGGCAGGCCGGTCCGGGGTGCGCGCGCCTGGCCCGCGTACCAGGGTGGAGGGGTGAGACGCGGACGCGAGGACCGGGGCGGACTGCGCGGGGCACCGCCGCCGCGCTGGGCCCGGCTCGCGCCCGCGGTGGCCCTCGTGGTGCTGGTCCTGGCCCAGGTGCTCACCCCGGGGGACGTGGAACTCGGCTACTTCCTGGCGGGCCTGCCCCCGGTGGCCGCCTTCGCGTACGGGGCGGCCGGGACCGCGGTCTTCGCCGCCCTCGTCCTCGTCCTGCTCGGCATGCGCAGCCTCGGCGTCGCCAACCCCCAGGGCGCGGACCTGGCCACGGTGGCCGCCATCGGGCTGCTGAGCGTGGTGATCGCCTGGGTGCGCCGGCGCCGGGACGCGCAGCTGGTCAGCGTGCGGTCGGTGGCGGAGGCGGCGCAGCTGGCGGTCCTCCCGCCGGTGCCGGAACGGGTCGGTCCGGTGCGCTGCTCGGGCCTCTACCGGGCGGCGCAGCGCGGCACCCTGG is part of the Streptomyces subrutilus genome and encodes:
- a CDS encoding regulator; this translates as MTERPAQRVPNRQLAALIAEAGFSNAGLARRVDQLGLEHGLDLRYDKTSVTRWLRGQQPRGTTPALIAEVFTRRLGRRLSAQDLGLDACAPVYAGLEFAATPEEAVDIASGLWRKDSGSHAELRKIAFTPAGLVVPSRDWLIGRADERVARGADPAARVPVQGRATVPRQRQLDRGPGQRVTGGDIAALRSVSELFRALDHAYGGGHARQALVRYLEHEAEPMLRGTYGETTGRRLFSAAADLTRLAGWTSYDIAAHGLAQRYFVQALRLAQAAGDRPYGSYVLVTMSRQAVYLGHGREAVQLARVAQQGVGSGPPPVVQALLHSAEARGHAVLGEVRASTASLVRAERALGAARPGDDVPHWARHFDEAQLADEFGHCHRDLQQYRASAQHAERSLQLRAPAYARSRLFCRVVLATARLGLGELDQACALGAEAAQQAMEMRSVRAVEYVRDFERRLEPYRDASAVRTYRDRVAALS
- a CDS encoding FAD-dependent oxidoreductase; translated protein: MLSSSHHSAHHADVVIVGAGVSGLAAAHHLIAAGVTVIVLEAAGDPGGRMATVSADGFRLDRIGQLLNTAHPELDRTPGLAGLPLRRFAPGVLVHSDGRQLRAGALTPARALASGSLDQARLSAALGRLAALPEERLLARPERTALAALRSRGLPPRTATGVLRPLLSTLLCDPGLGTSSRVADLALRTFARGRLAVPEGGAAALPERLAAGLPPGTIRTGVRVRSVATNLVTTEEHGDFGCRSVLLATGARAAAALLPGLRVPDFHEVTVLHHATAAPLPWDGSLLLDGDPKWPVSHTAVMSAVDPTRAPAGRSLVTTTVLGPPPPARTVASRLARLYDTATRDWEPLAVHHTREAVPAMPPPYDVRRPVRVLAGLYVCGDHRDTNTVQGALRSARRATHAVLRDFGIPVPATREPALPVAA
- a CDS encoding TIGR01777 family oxidoreductase; translation: MRIAVTGSTGLIGSALVRSLRADSHEVVRFVRRPPAAGDEARWDPARGYVDPAGLAGCAAVVHLAGAGVGDHRWTAAYKKEIRDSRVLGTTALAKAMAALEEPPAVFVSGSAVGYYGNTGDRPVDEDAPAGHGFLPSVCVEWEAAAQPARAAGIRTAFARTGLVVAREGGAWGKLFPVFRAGIGGRLGNGRQYWPFISLHDEIAALRHIIDTPGIEGPVNLTAPEPLTNRQVTAAMARVLHRPALLPVPALALRVVLGELSEDVLGSQRARPARLLESGFVFRHPGIEDAIRAAL
- a CDS encoding VIT1/CCC1 transporter family protein — protein: MTEDDASGKALTRAHIEAHGAGGGGGGDGSPSADISTRLNWLRAGVLGANDGIISTAGLVVGVAGATTSRSAILAAGVAGLLAGSLSMAAGEYVSVSSQRDSERAALDMERRELAEEPEAELEELADLLAARGLSREVAREAAEQLTERDALRAHARVELGIDPDELANPWHAAFASLVAFTVGALLPLLAIVLTGPSVRVPVTAAAVLAALTLCGVLGARLGGAPVLRAVLRNVAGGALAMAVTYAVGTWLGTL